In Aquabacterium sp. OR-4, the following proteins share a genomic window:
- the yicI gene encoding alpha-xylosidase has translation MKFTDGQWLMQPGVTAHYASETYAIRREAGCVVVLVTTRPIKHRGDTLAGPTLTLRLSAPLPGVIRVAVAHYAASEAPRLHVAMPGALAAPLHDGQLEESDSELVLHSGALSAVLKKGEGWRLEFRETVDGVSRELTRSDWRSLAYLQLAAGAAGLAAPARSVLHEQLTLQVGECLYGLGERFTPFVKNGQVVENLNKDGGTACEQAYKSVPFYLSSRGYGVLVDEAGPVSFELASEKTARVQFSREGESLAYCVIAGPTPAAAVQRLTTLTGRPALPPAWSFGLWMTTSFTTQYDEATATHFIDEMARRRLPLAVFHFDCFWMREFEWMNFQWDPRGFPEPRAMLARLHAKGLKISQWINPYVGQQSPLFAEGVREGYFLKRAGPGPNAGLTWQTDLWQPGMAIIDFSNPAAKAWYQGHLRQQLALGVDCFKTDFGERIPSEGVVYHDGSDPVEMHNLYALQYNEAVFELLREERGDDAVVFARSTYASGQRFPVHWGGDCWSNFESMAESLRGGLSLTSCGFGYWSHDIGGFEGNPPPAVYKRWIQFGLLSSHSRLHGSSSYRVPWLVDEESCDVLRAFTQLKHRLMPYLYAKAIEAHQTGLPMMRAMVLQHPHDPACRTLDRQYHLGEALLVAPVFTHGGEVEFYLPGDAGRAWTNLLDGRQQPGGRWHAETHDFMGLPLYVAPGTVLPWGADEQRPDYDYGRGLVLRLFNLAEGEATPFAVAAVDGRIAARGSVRRDGQRYTAQLSEGVLHDWRLQLGQALSPVLAAGTTLVWDASGH, from the coding sequence ATGAAGTTCACCGATGGCCAGTGGCTGATGCAGCCCGGCGTCACGGCGCACTACGCCAGCGAGACCTATGCCATCCGCCGCGAGGCCGGCTGCGTGGTGGTGCTGGTCACCACGCGCCCGATCAAGCACCGCGGCGACACCCTGGCCGGCCCCACGCTCACGCTGCGCCTGAGCGCGCCGCTGCCCGGCGTGATCCGCGTTGCCGTGGCGCATTACGCCGCCAGCGAGGCGCCGCGCCTGCACGTGGCCATGCCCGGCGCGCTGGCCGCCCCGCTGCACGACGGGCAGCTTGAAGAGAGCGACAGCGAGCTGGTGCTGCACTCGGGTGCGCTCAGCGCGGTGCTGAAAAAGGGCGAAGGCTGGCGCCTCGAGTTTCGCGAGACGGTGGACGGCGTGAGTCGCGAGCTCACCCGCAGCGACTGGCGCAGCCTGGCCTACCTGCAGCTGGCCGCCGGCGCGGCCGGGCTGGCGGCCCCGGCGCGCAGCGTGCTGCACGAGCAGCTCACGCTGCAGGTGGGTGAATGCCTGTACGGCCTGGGCGAGCGCTTCACGCCCTTCGTGAAGAACGGCCAGGTGGTCGAGAACCTCAACAAGGATGGCGGCACCGCCTGCGAGCAGGCCTACAAGAGCGTGCCCTTCTACCTGAGCAGCCGCGGCTACGGCGTGCTGGTGGATGAGGCCGGGCCGGTGAGCTTCGAGCTGGCCTCGGAGAAGACCGCCCGCGTGCAGTTCAGCCGCGAGGGCGAAAGCCTGGCCTACTGCGTGATCGCCGGCCCCACGCCGGCCGCCGCGGTGCAGCGGCTCACCACGCTCACCGGCCGGCCCGCGCTGCCGCCGGCCTGGAGCTTCGGGCTGTGGATGACCACCTCGTTCACCACCCAGTACGACGAGGCCACCGCCACGCACTTCATCGACGAGATGGCGCGGCGCCGGTTGCCGCTGGCGGTGTTTCACTTCGACTGCTTCTGGATGCGCGAGTTCGAGTGGATGAACTTCCAGTGGGACCCGCGCGGCTTTCCCGAACCCCGGGCCATGCTGGCGCGCCTGCACGCCAAGGGCCTGAAGATCAGCCAGTGGATCAACCCCTACGTGGGCCAGCAGTCGCCGCTGTTTGCCGAGGGCGTGCGCGAGGGCTACTTTCTCAAGCGGGCGGGGCCGGGGCCCAACGCCGGCCTGACCTGGCAGACCGACCTGTGGCAGCCCGGCATGGCCATCATCGACTTCAGCAACCCGGCGGCCAAGGCCTGGTACCAGGGCCACCTGCGCCAGCAGCTGGCGCTGGGCGTCGACTGCTTCAAGACCGACTTCGGCGAGCGCATTCCCAGCGAGGGCGTGGTCTACCACGATGGCAGCGATCCGGTGGAGATGCACAACCTCTACGCCCTGCAGTACAACGAGGCGGTGTTCGAGCTGCTGCGCGAGGAGCGCGGCGACGACGCCGTGGTCTTTGCGCGCAGCACCTACGCCAGCGGCCAGCGCTTTCCGGTGCACTGGGGCGGCGACTGCTGGAGCAACTTCGAGTCGATGGCCGAGAGCCTGCGCGGCGGCCTGTCGCTCACCAGCTGCGGCTTCGGCTACTGGAGCCACGACATCGGCGGCTTCGAGGGCAACCCGCCGCCGGCGGTCTACAAGCGCTGGATCCAGTTCGGCCTGCTGTCCTCGCACAGCCGCCTGCACGGCAGCAGCAGCTACCGCGTGCCATGGCTGGTGGACGAAGAAAGCTGCGACGTGCTGCGCGCCTTCACCCAGCTCAAGCACCGGCTGATGCCCTACCTGTACGCCAAGGCCATCGAGGCGCACCAGACCGGCCTGCCGATGATGCGCGCCATGGTGCTGCAGCATCCGCACGATCCGGCCTGCCGCACGCTCGACCGCCAGTACCACCTGGGCGAGGCGCTGCTGGTGGCGCCGGTGTTCACGCACGGCGGCGAGGTCGAGTTCTACCTGCCCGGCGACGCCGGGCGCGCCTGGACCAACCTGCTCGACGGCCGCCAGCAGCCCGGCGGCCGCTGGCATGCCGAGACCCATGATTTCATGGGCCTGCCGCTGTACGTGGCACCGGGCACCGTGCTGCCCTGGGGCGCCGATGAGCAGCGGCCCGACTACGACTACGGCCGCGGCCTGGTGCTGCGCCTGTTCAACCTGGCCGAGGGCGAGGCCACGCCCTTTGCCGTGGCCGCGGTGGATGGCCGCATCGCCGCGCGTGGCAGCGTGCGCCGCGACGGGCAGCGCTACACCGCCCAGCTCAGCGAAGGTGTGCTGCACGACTGGCGGCTGCAGCTGGGCCAGGCGCTGAGCCCCGTGCTGGCGGCCGGCACCACCCTGGTGTGGGATGCTTCCGGCCATTGA
- a CDS encoding alpha/beta hydrolase family protein codes for MLLLLLGLPGPGVQAAGPPAAPARASVEAFFDTPDMADVRLSPSGEYLALLNKAGNGRNQLVVMQLVDGQPQQARGLAHYGDADIEGLEWVDDDRLIFRLSDPEPGFDWRSWMAPGLFSVSRSGGRVRTLVRSNIESAVRVDPDFSSDRRLSHDHRLLDVPKDGSGEVLLGQIQLGPTGHIESLMPLRQHAVSGLVRPVDTGGLASARRWWFDSQGRPRAALSIERGQQTVHWRESPTGAWRKLYTAPALDAPWSPVHVDDHGVLYVAVARGPAGEAELARIDPATGAPAAQSMVKVPGFDFAGHVREAVGFSGLAGFEIEGESPIQLWFDPAHKALQDEIDARLPGRANTIDCRRCGDGERRVVLVHSRSDRDPGSWLLLTGRPGRLVMLGRVHAGIDPRQMGETGVERIQARDKRELPVWITQPRRSGETGPRPAVVMPHGGPWVRGGHWRWEPMRQYLAQRGWVVIEPEFRGSTGYGDAHFRAGWKQVGRALQDDIADATRWAIQRGLVDPKRVCLMGASHGGYAALMGLVRDPGLFRCAVAMAAVTEPLRWLEGSWWWRDDITDDGRAMLAQLLGDARADAAIFEATSPLRQVARIQAPVMLVHGERDQRVPIVHAHEMREALRRAGREPEWLVFPDEGHGWGRVANQRLLATRVADFLGRHLDGPLPPATQP; via the coding sequence GTGTTGCTGCTGCTGCTGGGCCTGCCCGGCCCCGGCGTGCAGGCGGCCGGTCCACCGGCGGCGCCCGCGCGGGCGTCGGTAGAGGCCTTTTTTGACACGCCCGACATGGCCGATGTGCGGCTCTCGCCTTCGGGCGAGTACCTGGCGCTGCTCAACAAGGCCGGCAACGGCCGCAACCAGCTGGTGGTGATGCAGCTGGTGGACGGGCAGCCGCAGCAGGCCCGCGGCCTGGCGCACTATGGCGATGCCGACATCGAAGGCCTGGAATGGGTGGACGACGACCGGCTGATCTTCCGGCTGAGCGATCCCGAGCCGGGCTTCGACTGGCGCAGCTGGATGGCGCCGGGGCTGTTCAGCGTGTCGCGCAGCGGTGGACGGGTGCGCACCCTGGTCAGGTCGAACATCGAGAGCGCCGTCCGGGTCGACCCCGACTTTTCATCCGACCGGCGGCTGTCCCACGACCACCGGCTGCTCGACGTGCCGAAGGACGGCAGCGGCGAGGTGCTGCTCGGCCAGATCCAGCTCGGGCCCACCGGCCACATCGAGTCGCTGATGCCGCTGCGCCAGCATGCTGTCAGCGGCCTGGTGCGCCCGGTGGATACCGGCGGCCTGGCCTCGGCCCGCCGCTGGTGGTTTGACTCGCAGGGCCGGCCGCGTGCCGCGCTGAGCATCGAGCGTGGTCAGCAGACGGTGCACTGGCGTGAATCGCCCACCGGCGCCTGGCGCAAGCTGTACACCGCGCCGGCACTCGATGCCCCGTGGTCGCCGGTGCATGTGGACGACCACGGCGTGCTGTATGTCGCGGTGGCGCGCGGCCCGGCGGGCGAGGCCGAGCTGGCCCGAATCGATCCGGCCACCGGCGCGCCCGCCGCGCAATCGATGGTCAAGGTGCCGGGTTTCGACTTTGCGGGGCACGTGCGCGAGGCCGTCGGGTTCAGTGGCCTGGCCGGCTTCGAGATCGAGGGCGAAAGCCCGATCCAGCTGTGGTTCGACCCGGCGCACAAGGCCTTGCAGGACGAGATCGACGCGCGCCTGCCCGGACGCGCCAACACCATCGACTGCCGCCGTTGCGGCGACGGCGAGCGGCGCGTGGTGCTGGTGCACAGCCGCAGCGACCGCGACCCCGGCTCGTGGCTGCTGCTCACCGGCCGCCCGGGCCGGCTGGTGATGCTGGGCCGCGTGCATGCCGGCATCGACCCGCGCCAGATGGGCGAGACCGGTGTCGAGCGCATCCAGGCACGCGACAAGCGCGAGCTGCCGGTGTGGATCACCCAGCCGCGCCGCAGCGGCGAGACCGGGCCGCGGCCGGCGGTGGTGATGCCGCACGGCGGCCCGTGGGTGCGCGGTGGCCACTGGCGCTGGGAGCCGATGCGCCAGTACCTGGCCCAGCGCGGCTGGGTGGTGATCGAGCCCGAGTTCCGCGGCAGCACCGGCTATGGCGATGCGCATTTCCGGGCGGGCTGGAAGCAGGTGGGCCGGGCGCTGCAGGACGACATTGCCGATGCCACGCGCTGGGCCATCCAGCGTGGCCTGGTCGACCCGAAGCGGGTGTGCCTGATGGGCGCCAGCCACGGCGGCTATGCGGCGTTGATGGGCCTGGTGCGTGATCCGGGCCTGTTCCGCTGTGCCGTGGCCATGGCGGCGGTGACCGAGCCACTGCGCTGGCTGGAAGGCAGCTGGTGGTGGCGCGACGACATCACCGACGACGGCCGCGCCATGCTGGCCCAGCTGCTGGGCGACGCCCGTGCCGACGCCGCGATTTTCGAGGCCACCTCGCCGCTGCGGCAGGTGGCCCGCATCCAGGCGCCGGTGATGCTGGTGCATGGCGAGCGCGACCAGCGCGTGCCCATCGTGCATGCCCACGAGATGCGCGAGGCCCTGCGCCGCGCCGGCCGCGAGCCGGAGTGGCTGGTGTTCCCGGACGAAGGCCACGGCTGGGGCCGCGTGGCCAACCAGCGCCTGCTGGCCACCCGCGTGGCCGACTTTCTGGGCCGCCACCTGGATGGGCCCTTGCCACCCGCCACCCAACCCTAG
- a CDS encoding glycoside hydrolase family 9 protein produces MPPSLLAPRGTRRGHALLCAAWLALPVVAGAAAGAASDAAADANAPAEIQLNQLGYLPGAAKWAAVPVAAGAAPARAFQVLRAGGGPPVLRGRLGPPAPWPEAGQTLALADFSALRRPGRYRLQVDGLPPSAPFVIDPQAHQPLTAAALKAFYFNRAGMALAPAHAGAWARPAGHADTEVRIHASAASAGRPEGSTISAPRGWYDAGDYNKYIVNSGITMWSLLAAWEHVPQALRGLRTGIPESGNGLPDILNEALWNLDWMRAMQDPADGGVYHKLTNLSFDGVVMPHQAGAPRYVVAKSTAAALNFAATAAMASRVLRPYAAKWPVAKLAQRPAADPTQLLAAARAAWAWAQAHPGHIYRQPADVHTGDYGDDQLSDEFAWAAAELFISTGEPGFWQAFVQATRGGQAALAVPSWNQVAALGWISLAQHRAGLPAPADRALIEQRVGALATQLAAQWQASPQRLGTRADDWHWGSASGLLNRAIVLIQGWRLGGPRSQLDAAQAQLDLVLGRNAQASSWVTGLGTRSPQHPHHRPSGADGVVAPVPGFLIGGPNAGRQDAKDCPLPYPSALPARAWLDHFCSYASNEVAINWNAPLVYVSAALQSLTPPPVPPLPPPPPRSQAGAAGGAVSGAATGAAR; encoded by the coding sequence ATGCCTCCATCCCTTTTGGCCCCGCGCGGCACGCGGCGGGGGCACGCGCTGCTGTGCGCCGCCTGGCTGGCCCTGCCCGTGGTGGCTGGTGCCGCTGCCGGTGCCGCAAGCGATGCGGCAGCCGACGCCAATGCGCCGGCCGAGATCCAGCTCAACCAGCTGGGCTACCTGCCCGGTGCAGCCAAGTGGGCGGCGGTGCCGGTGGCGGCCGGCGCAGCGCCGGCGCGGGCCTTTCAGGTGCTGCGTGCGGGCGGCGGGCCGCCGGTGCTGCGTGGCCGGCTGGGCCCGCCCGCACCCTGGCCCGAGGCCGGGCAGACCCTGGCGCTGGCCGACTTCTCGGCGCTGCGCCGGCCCGGCCGCTACCGGCTGCAGGTGGACGGGCTGCCGCCCTCGGCGCCCTTTGTGATCGACCCGCAGGCCCACCAGCCGCTCACCGCGGCGGCGCTCAAGGCCTTCTACTTCAACCGCGCCGGCATGGCGCTGGCGCCCGCGCACGCCGGCGCCTGGGCGCGGCCGGCCGGCCATGCCGACACCGAGGTGCGCATCCATGCCTCGGCGGCCTCGGCCGGGCGGCCCGAGGGCAGCACCATCAGCGCGCCGCGTGGCTGGTACGACGCCGGCGACTACAACAAGTACATCGTCAACTCGGGCATCACGATGTGGTCGCTGCTGGCGGCCTGGGAGCATGTGCCGCAGGCGCTGCGCGGCCTGCGCACCGGCATCCCCGAGTCGGGCAACGGCCTGCCCGACATCCTGAACGAGGCGCTGTGGAACCTCGACTGGATGCGCGCCATGCAAGACCCCGCCGACGGCGGCGTTTACCACAAGCTCACCAACCTGAGCTTCGACGGCGTGGTGATGCCGCACCAGGCCGGCGCGCCGCGCTACGTGGTGGCCAAGAGCACGGCCGCGGCGCTGAACTTTGCCGCCACCGCGGCCATGGCCAGCCGCGTGCTGCGGCCCTACGCCGCGAAGTGGCCCGTGGCCAAGCTTGCGCAGCGGCCGGCGGCCGACCCCACGCAGCTGCTGGCCGCGGCCCGCGCCGCCTGGGCCTGGGCCCAGGCCCATCCCGGGCACATCTACCGCCAGCCGGCCGACGTGCACACCGGCGACTATGGCGACGACCAGCTCTCCGACGAATTCGCCTGGGCCGCCGCCGAGCTGTTCATCAGCACCGGCGAGCCGGGCTTCTGGCAGGCCTTTGTGCAGGCCACGCGCGGTGGCCAGGCCGCGCTGGCCGTGCCCAGCTGGAACCAGGTGGCCGCGCTCGGCTGGATCTCTCTGGCGCAGCACCGCGCGGGCCTGCCGGCCCCGGCCGACCGCGCCCTGATCGAGCAGCGCGTGGGCGCGCTGGCCACGCAACTGGCCGCGCAGTGGCAGGCCTCGCCGCAGCGCCTGGGCACGCGGGCCGACGACTGGCACTGGGGCTCGGCCAGCGGCTTACTCAACCGCGCCATCGTGCTGATCCAGGGCTGGCGCCTGGGCGGTCCGCGCAGCCAGCTGGATGCCGCGCAGGCCCAGCTCGATCTGGTGCTGGGCCGCAATGCGCAGGCCAGCAGCTGGGTCACCGGCCTGGGCACGCGCTCGCCGCAGCATCCGCACCACCGGCCCAGCGGCGCCGATGGCGTGGTGGCGCCGGTGCCGGGCTTCCTGATCGGCGGGCCCAATGCCGGCCGGCAGGACGCCAAGGACTGTCCGCTGCCCTACCCGTCGGCGCTGCCGGCGCGCGCCTGGCTTGACCACTTCTGCAGCTACGCCAGCAACGAGGTGGCGATCAACTGGAACGCGCCGCTGGTCTATGTGAGCGCGGCGCTGCAGTCGCTGACGCCGCCGCCGGTGCCGCCTCTACCGCCACCCCCGCCGCGCAGCCAGGCCGGCGCCGCGGGCGGGGCCGTGAGCGGCGCCGCCACAGGGGCCGCCCGATGA
- a CDS encoding MFS transporter — protein sequence MKSDRQGPLLAWVPTLYLAMGLPNVMVGVVAAIAYKNLGIDNETIALATSQLYLPWVLKPLWAPWLEAHGSKRGWVIRMQFLMAAALGAVAMVLPLEGFFRLSLAFFWLIGFASATQDTVADGVFMTTASARDQARYAGLQGMCWNLGAVIGSGLLVSLTGWLHARLALPWVSCWMLVMGLAALLMAGFGLWHWRVLPPGSPPPPPRADGQRAVPMREVWRAFFAKPQVWLMLAVIFFYRFGEGFIEKFGPLFLLDSRSAGGLGLDNAALGHIHGTVGTIAFIAGAFAGGGVAARLTLARSFVLLALALNLPHLSYWFLAQAQPVDMLSITVLVAAEKFGFGMGSVGHMLYMMQQVAPGAYRMAHYAIATGVMALTKWATGTASGWLWSGVQHQYASFFGWVLLFSVPPVLLAWLAPFAHHNADPCPNPDERSP from the coding sequence ATGAAGTCCGACCGCCAAGGCCCGCTGCTGGCCTGGGTGCCCACGCTGTACCTGGCGATGGGCCTGCCCAACGTGATGGTGGGCGTGGTGGCCGCCATCGCCTACAAGAACCTGGGCATCGACAACGAGACCATTGCGCTGGCCACCTCGCAGCTCTACCTGCCGTGGGTGCTCAAGCCGCTGTGGGCGCCCTGGCTCGAGGCCCATGGCAGCAAGCGCGGCTGGGTCATCCGCATGCAGTTCCTGATGGCGGCGGCGCTGGGCGCGGTGGCCATGGTGCTGCCGCTGGAGGGCTTCTTCCGCCTCTCGCTGGCCTTCTTCTGGCTGATCGGCTTTGCCTCGGCCACGCAGGACACGGTGGCCGACGGCGTGTTCATGACCACCGCCTCGGCGCGCGACCAGGCGCGCTACGCCGGCCTGCAGGGCATGTGCTGGAACCTGGGCGCGGTGATCGGCTCGGGCCTGCTGGTCTCGCTGACCGGCTGGCTGCATGCGCGCCTGGCGCTGCCGTGGGTCAGCTGCTGGATGCTGGTGATGGGCCTGGCCGCGCTGCTGATGGCCGGCTTCGGCCTGTGGCACTGGCGCGTGCTGCCGCCCGGCTCGCCGCCGCCGCCGCCGCGCGCCGACGGCCAGCGCGCGGTGCCCATGCGCGAGGTCTGGCGCGCCTTCTTTGCCAAGCCGCAGGTCTGGCTGATGCTGGCGGTGATCTTCTTCTACCGCTTTGGCGAGGGCTTCATCGAGAAGTTCGGCCCGCTGTTCCTGCTGGATTCGCGCAGCGCCGGCGGCCTGGGGCTGGACAACGCGGCGCTGGGCCACATCCACGGCACGGTGGGCACCATCGCCTTCATCGCCGGCGCCTTTGCCGGTGGCGGCGTGGCCGCGCGCCTGACGCTGGCGCGCTCGTTCGTGCTGCTGGCGCTGGCGCTGAACCTGCCGCATCTCAGCTACTGGTTTCTGGCCCAGGCGCAGCCGGTGGACATGCTGTCGATCACCGTGCTGGTGGCGGCCGAGAAGTTCGGCTTCGGCATGGGCTCGGTGGGCCACATGCTGTACATGATGCAGCAGGTGGCGCCTGGCGCTTACCGCATGGCGCACTACGCCATCGCCACCGGCGTGATGGCACTCACCAAGTGGGCCACCGGCACCGCCAGCGGCTGGCTGTGGAGCGGCGTGCAGCACCAGTACGCCAGCTTCTTCGGCTGGGTGCTGCTGTTCTCGGTGCCGCCGGTGCTGCTGGCCTGGCTGGCACCGTTTGCGCACCACAACGCCGACCCCTGCCCAAACCCGGACGAGCGCAGCCCATGA
- a CDS encoding GH39 family glycosyl hydrolase gives MTVNRRQLGAWLSLGALPPALAAGRGAAPGARPVRLDLGHATAPINRFFTHCVGADYPGVTGRAANLAQLQLAADELGFRHLRFHDIFHDELGTVRQRDGRLVFDWQAIDRLYDAMLAIGMRPYIELGFTPGVMRSSNQTIFHWKGNTSHPQPGPWVELVEAFARHLIARYGAAQVRQWPFEVWNEPNLDGFWERADQQAYFDLYARTARTLKQVDPGLQVGGPATAGAAWVPEFLAHAQRVGAPVDFVSTHAYGVTEGFLDEYGQSDRKLSPDPQSIIGDVARVRREIDASAFAGLPLHFTEWSTSYNPRDKVHDSYISGPWILSKLRGVRGLAQSMSYWTYSDLFEEPGPPDAALHGGFGLISRDGVRKPSWFAYKYLNALRGQEIPSADTRLLATVDGQRLALLAWDLQHAEQPSSNSVFFGQPVPSGPAAELQLQLHGLRPGRYRLQLHRTGYQRNDAQTAYLKMGAPRTLSPAQLAELQALTQDRPELDRAVHIGNTGTWRWRVPMRSNDMVLLTLAPAKATPSAAG, from the coding sequence ATGACCGTCAACCGCAGACAACTCGGCGCCTGGCTGAGCCTGGGCGCCCTGCCACCGGCCCTGGCTGCGGGCCGCGGCGCGGCGCCTGGGGCACGCCCGGTGCGGCTGGATCTGGGCCACGCCACGGCGCCGATCAACCGCTTTTTCACGCACTGCGTGGGTGCCGACTATCCCGGCGTCACCGGCCGCGCGGCCAACCTGGCGCAGCTACAGCTGGCGGCCGACGAACTGGGCTTTCGCCACCTGCGCTTTCACGACATCTTCCATGACGAGCTGGGCACCGTGCGCCAGCGCGACGGCCGCCTGGTGTTCGACTGGCAGGCCATCGACCGGCTCTACGACGCCATGCTGGCCATCGGCATGCGGCCCTACATCGAGCTGGGCTTCACGCCCGGCGTGATGCGCAGCTCGAACCAGACCATCTTCCACTGGAAGGGCAACACCTCGCACCCGCAGCCCGGCCCGTGGGTCGAGCTGGTGGAGGCCTTCGCGCGCCACCTGATCGCCCGCTACGGCGCGGCGCAGGTGCGGCAATGGCCGTTCGAGGTGTGGAACGAGCCCAACCTCGACGGCTTCTGGGAGCGTGCCGACCAGCAGGCCTACTTCGACCTGTACGCGCGCACCGCGCGCACGCTCAAGCAGGTGGACCCCGGCCTGCAGGTGGGCGGGCCGGCCACGGCCGGCGCGGCCTGGGTGCCCGAGTTCCTGGCCCATGCGCAGCGCGTGGGCGCGCCGGTCGACTTTGTCAGCACCCATGCCTATGGCGTGACCGAAGGCTTTCTCGACGAATACGGCCAGAGCGACCGCAAGCTCTCGCCCGATCCGCAATCGATCATCGGCGACGTGGCCCGTGTGCGGCGCGAGATCGATGCCTCGGCGTTTGCCGGCCTGCCGCTGCACTTCACCGAATGGAGCACCAGCTACAACCCGCGCGACAAGGTGCACGACAGCTACATCAGCGGCCCCTGGATCCTGAGCAAGCTGCGCGGCGTGCGCGGCCTGGCGCAATCGATGAGCTACTGGACCTACAGCGACCTGTTCGAGGAACCCGGGCCGCCCGATGCCGCGCTGCACGGCGGCTTCGGCCTGATCAGCCGCGACGGCGTGCGCAAGCCCAGCTGGTTTGCCTACAAGTACCTCAACGCGCTGCGCGGTCAGGAGATCCCCAGCGCCGACACCCGCCTGCTGGCCACGGTGGACGGCCAGCGGCTGGCCCTGCTGGCCTGGGATCTGCAGCACGCCGAGCAGCCCAGCAGCAACAGCGTGTTTTTCGGCCAGCCGGTGCCCAGCGGCCCGGCAGCCGAACTGCAGCTGCAGCTGCACGGCCTGCGCCCCGGCCGCTACCGCCTGCAACTGCACCGCACCGGCTACCAGCGCAACGACGCGCAGACCGCCTACCTGAAGATGGGCGCCCCCCGCACGCTGAGCCCCGCGCAACTGGCCGAACTGCAGGCCCTGACCCAGGACCGCCCCGAACTCGACCGCGCGGTGCACATCGGCAATACCGGCACCTGGCGCTGGCGTGTGCCGATGCGCAGCAACGACATGGTGCTGCTGACGCTGGCGCCGGCCAAGGCCACCCCATCGGCAGCCGGCTGA